GATCGAGCTGCGCCACCGGGGCCGAGAATCGCCAGTGCCGTGCCTGAGCGGGTAGACCCCCGGCGTAGCGCTCTTCCACCACCCGCAGCAACTCGGCGGGCCGCCCGGTTTCGCGGGCGATCAGCAGTTTCAGAAACTCGGAATGTGCCCACAGCAGCGGCATGGCACTGCCCGAGGGCCGCCCCGGAAACAGCCCGCGTTCTGGAATGGACGCACTGTCCCAGACCTGTTCCGGCAACAGGCCGCCGACACTGGCACAGCGGTGCATGGCGTGCAGAAACGGCAGCGGATCGAGTCCGGCCTGAAGTGCCAGATGCCCACGCTCGCCGCTGAGCAGTGGCCACAGTCGCCCGATACCGTGTCCGTCGTAGGGCGAGCCATCTTCGTGTTCGCCGTAGCCGTCGTTGTTGTAGCGGTGATACAGCGGGCCGCTCGGCGTCTCCACTTTCAGCAGATGATCAACCACCGCGTTGGTGTCCAGAATGCGCTGGTCGTGCGCCGATCTGAGGCCCAGCCGCGTCAGGTACGAGTAGTCCAGACTCACGAGCGCCGACGCCAGAATCGTCTCGCCCTGACGGTTTTGCAGTTCCACCTGCCCTGTCAGATCGCCGTCGCGGTCGGGTGGAGCCAGCCGCACGTAGTAGCCGCTCACGCCGAGTTGCCGACTCAGGGGCGTGCCGGTCACGTAGCACAGCCCTTCCAGCCGCTCGTTCCAGTCGTCGGCCAGATCGAGGGCGTAGCGCCGCTCACCCTCTTCCAGCCAGCCCGCCCCCGCCACCAGCGCCGCAATCGCCACCGACAGCGTGAAGGGATTGACGCCCCGGTTTTCTTCCCAGCGGTCCTGCGGGCTGGTCGGCCCGGTGCGTGCCACAAACGCCAGCGCCCGCCGCACCATCTGGCCGGTTCCGGTCAGTTCAGTCTCGCCTTCCTCGCGCAGTTTCGCCGCCAGCAGCACCGGAAAGGCGGTTTCGTCGAGCTGCACGCCATTCCAGAAGACCTGACCGTCTGGGTAATAGTTCTGTGTCCAGTGCCCATCGGGCTGCTGATTTGCCAGAAATCCGGCCAGCACGCGGCGAGCGTCTTCGCGCTGATCGGCAGCCAGCAGCGCGAAGGCTGCCAGCGTGGCGTCGCGGGGCCACACCAGATGGTAGCCGCCCAGGGTATCGGTGCTGTTGCCCCACGGCACGCTGAGGCTAGCGACCAGTGCGCCGGGGTACGCCCGGTCTTCGTGAATCTTGAGCACCGTGGCGCTGAGAATCGCCTGATCGGTGAGGGCCTTGGTCGGGCCGCTCAGCTTCAGGGTGCTGCCCCACGTCTCCCAGCTCGCCAGGAAGTCGCGCCGCGCCGCGTCGTCGCCCTCCGCGATGCTGGAAAGCGCCAGCCCCCTGGCGCCCTGCACGCTCTCGGCAAAGCCCAGCGCCAGCAGTCCGGCCTGCCCGGAAAGCTGCGCGGTCAGGGCGACGTTGCCGTTTTCGGCCCGCCCGTACTGCCAGGTCAGCCGCCCGTGCTGGTGCAGATCCTGCCAGCCATCGGACGTGCCCACATACCCCGCACTCGCCATCTCCAGCGGCACGCTCGCCGTCAGCGCCAGCGCCCGGTTGCCGCGCCGCGCCAGCAGCACCTCGCCTTCGACCCAGCCCGCGTTGCCCTCGCCCGTGGCGGTCAGGTGGGGCGAGAGCAGCACCACCAGTCTGTACGGCCCTGCCAGCGCGAAACGGATCAGCAGCACGTCGCGCCGAGGGTCGGGCAGCACTTCCAGGGTCAGCTCGTAGTCGT
This region of Deinococcus ruber genomic DNA includes:
- a CDS encoding glycoside hydrolase family 15 protein; amino-acid sequence: MTDSTSLPPGAPGIAPTWMSSDKDYVTTALGGSSRVWATLGHGILNEVYWPSTGQPQVRDLNFYLVRADAQARHDWIDLKRVARYHVSTPKPYLPLPTVLHHGDDYELTLEVLPDPRRDVLLIRFALAGPYRLVVLLSPHLTATGEGNAGWVEGEVLLARRGNRALALTASVPLEMASAGYVGTSDGWQDLHQHGRLTWQYGRAENGNVALTAQLSGQAGLLALGFAESVQGARGLALSSIAEGDDAARRDFLASWETWGSTLKLSGPTKALTDQAILSATVLKIHEDRAYPGALVASLSVPWGNSTDTLGGYHLVWPRDATLAAFALLAADQREDARRVLAGFLANQQPDGHWTQNYYPDGQVFWNGVQLDETAFPVLLAAKLREEGETELTGTGQMVRRALAFVARTGPTSPQDRWEENRGVNPFTLSVAIAALVAGAGWLEEGERRYALDLADDWNERLEGLCYVTGTPLSRQLGVSGYYVRLAPPDRDGDLTGQVELQNRQGETILASALVSLDYSYLTRLGLRSAHDQRILDTNAVVDHLLKVETPSGPLYHRYNNDGYGEHEDGSPYDGHGIGRLWPLLSGERGHLALQAGLDPLPFLHAMHRCASVGGLLPEQVWDSASIPERGLFPGRPSGSAMPLLWAHSEFLKLLIARETGRPAELLRVVEERYAGGLPAQARHWRFSAPVAQLDPGRTLIIEGEQPFLLHLGFDGWQQPEDRQALALPFGLWGVVFSSSELEGFHTLNFTRHTASGWEGQDHEIRLGQAAPAASIEHQPR